The following DNA comes from Chryseobacterium gallinarum.
GAGAACAATCCTTGTCCCTGTTGATTTTACATCAACTACAGAAAATGCAGTACAACTTGCAGCAGAATGGGCCAATCATTACGATTACCAGCATATTATCCTGTTAAAAACTGCCGGAGAATCTGAATTCGAAATTCTGCATATTGCTGAAGGCCATTCATTTGTGAATGAAGAAAATGTCAACAATTTGCTGGCAAGAACAGAATCATTGTTTACCCAGCTAATCAATGTTATAACGGAAAAGTATCCCCAGATACAGGTTTCAAAGATTTTAAGCGACTGGTCACTAACAAGAAGCATTAATGAAGTAATAAAGAACCAGCCCTCCATAGAACTGATTGTTCTGGGAAGTGATGACCATGCTTCTTCCAATGACAGCTATGTTTCCGGTAATATTATCAGTATTGCAAGAACGAGCAGTGTAAAAACCTTGATTGTTCCTCATCATTACCGCTACAGTCCTATCAAAAATATACTCATCCCTTGTGATATAAAGGGAATTACCAAGCTTGAAAGGTTATTCCATCACAAATCTGTCATTCAGAGGGAGGATGTCCGTTTACAGTTTTTAAATATAGACACTCATAAAGGAGATGATACAAGTGATGAGAAAAAGCAGGAACTCGAAGACTATATTCATCAGCATCTGACTGAATTTCCAAGCAGTATCCATTATTCTTATGATGAAAATATTATCAGCGGAATTCTGAACTTTGCCTCTTCCCATGCAACCGATCTTATTATCGCTTTGCCGGGCAGGCACAGTTTTTTATATTATTTGGCCAGCAGAAGCATTTCCGAAGGAATCTATCAAAACACGAATCTGCCTGTTCTGGTTTTGAAATAGCGCTCATTCTCAAATATCCGGCAGTTGAAATTAAGAGGCCGCGTTATAAATGGCCTTCTTACTCTTGTTTAGTATTCAGATTATCATAAGTCTGATCAACTAAAAAAGAAATTGCTTTCTTTACTGTATCACGTCCTTCAGGAGTATTGAGATCAATACCACAAAAGATGCTGCCGTTTAAAGAGGCATACATGTTCAGGTAATATAATCCGGAAACTAAAATCGACATAATCGCCCGGTATTCCTTTGCACGCTCACCAAAAAAAGGATCTGCTACAAATTTAAAAAGCGCTTCTCCGTTTTCTTCCTGCGTATCGGTCATTTTTTTTAATGATTTTCTGGGCTCGGACAAGCGCCATAATAACAGTTTTTGTGCCTCTTTATTTTTATGTACATAATCATATTGTGCCAATAATAATTCTTTAGCAAAGGCTCTTCCATGGTCATCAAAATTCGGGGCTGTATCTCCCGGTGTCATTTTGCTCCAATAATCCTGTGAACGAATATATTCATCCATCAGGCCATCCATTCCACCAAAATATGTATAGATCATTTTTTTATCTACTCCGGCTGTAGCCGCAATATCATTTATCTTTAATGCGGCATAACCTTTCGTTTTCAGAATTTCTCCAACTGCATCTAAAAATTTTTTTTTACTGCGTTCCTTGTTACGGATACTGCCTGCTGCTGATTTTCTTTCCATAATTAAAGATTCATTATACAAGTTTATGAAAAATTTTATTATTTTAAACACCACATAGTGTCTTATTTTGTATATTTGCAAAAACTAATAACCATTTCAAATATGCAAACACTATATATGATCATAAAAAATTATGACGATTCCGGTTGCATTATGCTTGTTTAAGGATAAAACAACGGTCAGATCCAAGGAAAATAAGTTTCCGGCTTGATTCCAAAGTAATGACTTTTACCTTAAAGATAAGCAATCACCACACCAGAATTTCGAGCAGGATCACTCAGAAGCCCAAGCTTACTCATCCTAACAAGCGGTATAAAGGTTAACTCATTCTGAATGATCCTCTCGTTTTTAATAATGTTCTTGCTGATTGTAAAATCAATCTGAACATTAACAGCTAAGGTAAAAACACTGAAAGCACAGCATCATTATATTTTAGTGATGCTGTTTTTATTAAAAAATAAAATATTCTGTAATTAAAAACCTGATAATGGATAATTCCTGATCGGTAAAAAAAAAATTTATCCTGTAGATGTTGTGCGGATGGCTTCTGTTACTGGGTTTCTTTCCATGATCATCATCAGATGAAAAAAAAATATTTATTTTTCATCATATTAAACACTTTGTAGTGTCTTATTTTTGTATATTCGCAAAAACTAAGAACCATTCTACATAAACAAACCATGAGGTAAGTGAAATAACCGGCCATTCAATTGAGTCAGCTTACCATGTTAGTTCGGACATTAAGTGATTAAGTTAAGCGTTACTTACCAACAACACCGCTAGAATCTAACGGTGTTGTTTTTTATTTATCGGGATTAGCTTATGTAGATCAGACAGCTCACTTACAAAGCCTTATAAGACTTCGGACCAGTTAAATGTACCTGTGATGCTCTTCCGCTTTATTTCTCAGTTTTTATGATGGCTGCATTATTATTTAGTCACTATTCTTCCTCCGGCTTTTTCATCAGTGAAAAACTGAAGGCCTTTTTTCTTTTCAATAAGTTGCAAAGGATACAGTTCCGGATTATATTCCCCATTCAGCACTTCGTCCAATGCATGTTTTTTAGATTCCCCGAAAGTAACAACCAGGATATTTTCCGCTTTATTAATTAATGGGGCAGTCAGAGTAATCCTGTACATTTCCTGGGGTTTAAGATAATAAGCCACCACCCATTTTTCTTGTTCATTCAACACGTTTTCACCCGGGAATAAAGAAGCAGTGTGACCATCATCTCCCATTCCTAAAAGGATAAAATCGAAGACACCCTCATTTCCGAGGACAGTTCTGATCTGCTTTTCATATGCTTCTGCATATTCCTCCGGAACAACACCCTCCTGATACATGGGGAAGATATGTTCCTTATTGACAGGCACTTGATTGAGAAGGGTTCCGAAAGTCATTTTTGCATTGCTTTTCTCATCATCCAAAGGCACCCATCGTTCATCTACCCAAAAAAAATACACTTTACTCCATTCTATTTTTGCGGCATATTCCTGAGTGGCCAGTAAACTAAAAATAGCTTTCGGTGAAGAGCCTCCACTTAATGCCACTACAAAGCGGTCTTTTTCCTGAATTGCTTTTTTTGAAAGATCAGCGAAGGTATCCGCTGCTTTTCTATATAAAATATCTAAATCCTCAAATACGATAATATCCATTTTTTTTCTTCTGATTTTATTTTTCCTGTTTACACCCACTTATGGCCTTGTCTTTCCACCAAAGCATTGCTTTCTTCTGGTCCCCAGCTTCCGGCTTCATAATTGGGGAAGGAAATATCTTTATTATTCTGCCAGGCTTCCTGTATGGTAGTAACTACATCCCATGCTTCTTCTACCTGGTCAGAACGCATAAATAAGGTAAGATCACCCAAAAGAGCATCCAGCAATAAGGTTTCATAGGCTTCAGGGGTATCTTCCTGACAAGCAAAATAATCAAAAATCATTTCTACAGGTTCCAGGACCAATGACAGTCCCGGCTTTTTTGTCATAAACTGTAGCCGGATATCCATCAGCGGCTGAATATTGATAATAAGCCTGTTCGCTGATAAAAGGTGTGGACTGTCTGAAAAAGTAGAATGAGGAAGCGGCTTGAACTGGATGGTAATGTAAGAGTGTTTTTCCTTCATTTTCTTTCCTGTCCGTACATAAAAAGGAACATTCTGCCATCTTTTGTTATCCAGGTAGAATTTTACCGCTGCGAAAGTCTCCGTATTCGAATCTTCGGCAATGCCGTTTTCCTGGCGGTATCCTTTAACTTCTACTCCATTGATTATACCTTTTCCATATTGACCTCTTACGGCATAATGCTCTACCTGATCAGCCGTAATCCTCCGGATTGACCTCAGCACATCTACTTTACGGTCCCTGATTTCGCCCGCTTTCAATGATGCCGGCGGTTCCATGGCGACCATACATAAAATCTGCAACAAATGATTTTGAATCATATCCCTTAATGCTCCTGTCTGTTCGTAAAAAGCACCTCTTGTTTCAACGCCTACTTCTTCTGCTACCGTGATCTGTATCGATTCTATATGTTTATGATCCCATAAAGGTTCAAAAATGGAATTCCCGAATCTGAATGCCAATATATTTTGTACTGTTTCTTTACCCAGGTAATGGTCGATACGATAAATCTGTTCTTCTTCAAATGTCTGCGACAGGAGGTGATTAAGTTCAATAGCAGACTGCTTATTGCGACCAAAAGGCTTCTCGATAATGATACGGTCTTTTCCGGCATCGGAAGCCAATGCCGTCTTTTTGATATGATTCGAAATTGTTGTAATAAAATCAGGCCCTATTGAGAGATAGAATAACCTGTTAGCTCTTACTCCGTATGCTGTATCAAAATCCTGTAATTTATGATACAGTTCCTGGTAAGAGTTTTCCTGGTCCAGCTGGTGCTGGAAATATACGATATGGGTCTGGAATCCTTCCCAGTCTTCGGGCTTCATTTTTCTTCTCGAAAATTGTTCGAGGTTTTCCTTGATATAATTTTTAAAATGTTCATCAGTATTATCTGCTCTTCCCAGGGCAATAATGGTGAACTGTTCCGGCATTCTGCCATCGATGTATAAATTATAAAATGCCGGAAAAAGTTTCCTTTTTGCCAGATCTCCTGTAGCACCAAAAATAATGATACTGGTAGGTTTCAGGCTTCTGTGTTCGTTCATTGCTCCGGGTTTTAATGATTTGTGTTTTGCCATAGGGTATGAAAAGTTCCCTCTCTGTCGGTTCGCTGGTAAGTATGAGCGCCAAAGTAATCACGCTGAGCCTGAATCAGATTGACCGGCAGGGATTCTGTTGTATAGGCATCAAAATATCCTAAAGCGGTTTGAAGGCCTAAGCCTGGTATTCCGTTTGAAACAGCAAAAGCAGCAATTTTACGTAATGCATTTATTTTATCTTTTACAAGGTCTGAAATATCATGATCCAGTAAAATATTAGACAATTGCGGATCTTTGGTATATGCTGCATAGAATTTCTCCAGTACAACTGAACGGATAATACAGCCGCCCCTCCAGATTTTCACGACATCCTGTAATGGGATTTCAAAAGCATATTCTTCAGACGCTTTTACCAGTAACGCCAGACCTTGCGCATAACTGATCAGGGTAGCCAAATACAGGGCTTCCCCTACTTCGCGGATAAATGAATCGATATCTTCCGGACTTGTCACCTCTTTTTTACCATACAATTGAGCGGCCTGAATTCTTTCTTCCTTATAGGCAGATAAGATTCTGGAAGTGACGGCAATATCAATAGTCGGGATTGAAACACCTATTTCCATTGCCTGCTCAGAAGTCCATTTTCCGGTTCCTTTTGCTCCTGCCTTGTCTAAAATCTGATCTACAAGGTAATTGTCGGTAAGTGAATCTTTCTGCCGGAAAATATCCCTGGTAATTTCAATCAGGAAAGAATTCATTTCCCCATTATTCCATTCTTTAAAAACTTCGTACAGCTGGTCATTATTCAGACGGGCTCCTTTCTTTAGCAGGTCATATGCTTCGCTGATGAGCTGCATAATGGCATATTCAATTCCGTTGTGTACCATCTTCACATAGTTTCCGGCAGAGCCTTTTCCCATATACGCCGTACAGGGCTCATTATCTACCTTTGCAGCAATTGCTTCCAACATCGGCTTTAGAAGACGGAAAGCCTCCAGATCTCCACCCGGCATAATGCTTGGACCTGTTCTGGCTCCTTTTTCACCTCCGGAAACCCCCATTCCCATAAAATGCAAATTTTTTGAGGCTAAATCAGCGATACGTCTATTGGTATCTTCAAAATAAGAATTCCCTGCGTCTACAACAATGTCACCTTTAGTAAGGAGAGGACAGATATTATTCAATACTGCATCTACTGGTTTCCCGGCGGGAACCATAAGAATGATTTTCCTGGGGGTTTCCAATGCAGATACAAAGTCTTCCAAAGATCCTGTACCTTTTATCTTCATCGCCGGACCGGCATTGTTTTGTAATTCTTTTATTTTTTCTTCATCAAGGTCAAAGCCCGCCACTGAAAAACCGTTATCGGCAATATTATAAAGAAGATTCCGCCCCATTACTCCAAGGCCAATCATTCCATAGTTGTATTTCTCCGGCCGGATTTTTCGTCAGCGAGCTATCTCGTTGGATAATAGAGCGTTACCTTTTTGGCGTAGATATATAGGTAACGATTTAGAAATGAGCGGAGTGCATTGAGGTACATTGTTTTGAATAGCCAAAGAACGCTCACTATTTCACTTGCAAAGGTACATATTTGCGAGGGAAAGTGAGCGTCTTTTCTTGTTTTTCTTCTTGTCAATGAAAGAAAAAAGCATTTACAACCGATGCGAGCGGTTGCGATTGATTAGCTGTTTCCATTTCTGCTCGCACCAATCGGTAATGGAAAGCCCGTTGATGGTGAGGAGAGGTCGTTTCTTCTCATCCTTGATGATACGGATTTCGCTGTCCTCTTCCGTAAACTCTCTCTTGTATAATCCCGAATAGGCTTTAGCCGTACCTCGCTGGGGCGTCTCCGTGCGATACATCTCCGCTATCCTGTCGTCAGAGAAACCCATCTTTCGGAGCATCAGACGGATATTCAAAAGCTGGTAGAAACCACTGAAGAAGCGTTTTATCCAATTCCGCTCTTCCTCGTAAATCTGCACGGTCTCTTTCAATTCGGCAATGGCTCTGTCTCTTCCCTTGACCGTGTCCTGCAAGAGTACCACCTCCTTTCGGATTTCATTCTTCTCCTTTTCCGAAAGATGCTGTTGCCGTTCGGCTTCCTGCTCCAAGTCTGCAATGCGCTTCTCTGCCTTGTCGAGTTCGGAGTTGCCAAAGATAGAATATAGTGTTCCTTTCATTCGAAGCTTGCCTGCCTGCTTCTCCAGCTCCTTTATCTTGGCTGTGAGTTCCGCCTTTTGAGCTTCCTTCTCTTTCGTAGATTTGAGAATTTCCTTGTAATACTCCATCGTGGTGCGGTGCTTGGCTTCCGAGCCGTGTACGCCCCGTTCCAATCCGAAACGCTGCACTCGCTTGGCATAGTCCGTCTGATACTGCTCCAGCTTCTTGGGCGTAAGCACATCATCGGCACAAAGCCGTACCTTGTTCTTCTTCGTCTTGTACTTCCGCTTCCCATTCTCGGCTTCCTCTTTGGCTTTCCTCCTTTCACCCGTGACAATCGGAACAACCGTGGCGTGAATATGGGGCGTTTCCTCATCTGCGTGGAGTGTGGCAGCGACCACGTTGTCCGCCCCGAAAGTGGAGCGAAGCCAATCCATCGATTCATCACACCACTCGTACAGGCGTCCTTCCTGCTCTATACGAGCCATGTCCTCAGGAGAACTCGACAGAATAAAGCGCAGGGCTTTGACTTGGTTCTTTGCTACCTTTCGGTAGATACCGGCTGTGGCGATGCGATGCTCTATCGCTTCGCTACGGTTGGTCACATTTGCAGGGAATTGCACCAATTCCCTGTTCAGGTGTGTGCGAGAAGGATCGACGTTACTCGGGGTATATGTCCGCGCTATATGAGCGGTATTTCCCGAGTCGTTGCTTCTCGCCTTGTCTATATGTAATACGGCGTAGCCCATTGTTTGAAGATTGATTTAGGGGTATCCAAAGGGGCGAAGTCCCTTGGCTCAGGAGGGTATTTTTAGCGATAACGGAGTGCAGCGTGAAGAAAATACCCTAATGAGCTATGGCATTTCTCGAAATGTCCGCTCCGCCCCGCTCGTACTTCTTTCTTGTTGCGTTGCATTCTGTGAATGCCTGAACGCTTTGTTTCTAAGTTTGGCTCTGCAAACTTGCTGTTCTGAGGAACTGCCGTAGCTATCGAAACAAAGCCGTTTATTCGCATACATTTTATTTCCTGCATCTTTGAATACCTGATGATGGAATAATGTTGTTTGCTCTCTTTTGCCTTATCGTCCAAGCCCTCGTGTGCGAGGTGGTATCACCTGCTTTAGCTCTGTTCTTTGGGCAACGTGGTACTCATTGAGGTCTTTGTATCGGGAATAGTGTCGGCTCATATCCTCCACGTTGATACCTGCCGATTGTAAAGAATGTAGGGCTTGTCGTCCAGCTTGGTCGTTATCGAAGAAAGCTTGAACGGAATCGAGACCTTTCTCGTGGAGATAGGCAACGGCTCTATGGATATTACTCACGGAGTTCAGAACGATGGAAGGCGAAATGGCTTCTTTCCCTTTCATCGTGAGAAGGGAAAGGAAGTCCATAAAGCCCTCAAAGATGCAGTGAGGAGCATTGTTCGCTTCTCCTGCAATCAGAGAAATATCCTTTGGATCTATTGTGCCCTTGAATGTCTTGTCGTCTCGGAGTTCATATCCTCCTGCACGATTGGGGAAACCAATAGTGGAATATTCTCTTCCTCCTACCTCGTAGTGAATATGACGGAGATAAGAACTTGCCACGGCAAGGTTTATCCTGCGTACCTCTCGAAGATAGTTTTGCAGATACTGGGGCAGTTCTTCGCTGATGAAGAGAATACGCCTTACATTACTTGGTCGCTGTTCACCTCTTATCTGTTCTGTGTGAGTTTCACGATGAAAGGAAGAAGAAGCGAGGGTTATCGCTTTTCCTTCGGTAAGATGTGCCATTGCTTCGTAGGCACTGCTTCCTTGCATCTGCATCACAAGGTCGATGATGCTTCCACCTTGGCTTGTCCCATAGTCGTGCCACAAGTTTTGCCGAAAGTCCACTTTCAGGCTGGCATTGGCGTCTTTTCGGTAGGGCGCGTGATAAAGGGCATAGCCGTTGTAACGCTTGGCAGGCTCAATACCACAGGCGTGCAGGTAGTCGGCTATCGGTATCGCCTTGATGTGTTGTAGGTCGTAGTATTCGTTGTTCATTACTGTTATCGTTGGATTGGGATTATTCATTTGTTCGTTATCTCATTGTTCGCTCTGTTTTCTCTTTTTGGAATTTTCCCCTTTTTATCTTACTACCCTTCGACACTCGGATAAGTGATTGACAGTGAAAGAGAAAGATATAACACTTTGGTCGGTTTCATCCTTCTACATCTCCTGTCTACACCTATCCTCTTTCATTCTGCCGTAGAAGCGTAGAAAGATGGTAGTAAGCTGTGTCGCAAGATGGACACCTCCTGCAATCCTTTCTCTTTCACCGTATTATCCTTAGTTGTA
Coding sequences within:
- a CDS encoding universal stress protein gives rise to the protein MRTILVPVDFTSTTENAVQLAAEWANHYDYQHIILLKTAGESEFEILHIAEGHSFVNEENVNNLLARTESLFTQLINVITEKYPQIQVSKILSDWSLTRSINEVIKNQPSIELIVLGSDDHASSNDSYVSGNIISIARTSSVKTLIVPHHYRYSPIKNILIPCDIKGITKLERLFHHKSVIQREDVRLQFLNIDTHKGDDTSDEKKQELEDYIHQHLTEFPSSIHYSYDENIISGILNFASSHATDLIIALPGRHSFLYYLASRSISEGIYQNTNLPVLVLK
- the pgl gene encoding 6-phosphogluconolactonase, whose translation is MDIIVFEDLDILYRKAADTFADLSKKAIQEKDRFVVALSGGSSPKAIFSLLATQEYAAKIEWSKVYFFWVDERWVPLDDEKSNAKMTFGTLLNQVPVNKEHIFPMYQEGVVPEEYAEAYEKQIRTVLGNEGVFDFILLGMGDDGHTASLFPGENVLNEQEKWVVAYYLKPQEMYRITLTAPLINKAENILVVTFGESKKHALDEVLNGEYNPELYPLQLIEKKKGLQFFTDEKAGGRIVTK
- the zwf gene encoding glucose-6-phosphate dehydrogenase, giving the protein MNEHRSLKPTSIIIFGATGDLAKRKLFPAFYNLYIDGRMPEQFTIIALGRADNTDEHFKNYIKENLEQFSRRKMKPEDWEGFQTHIVYFQHQLDQENSYQELYHKLQDFDTAYGVRANRLFYLSIGPDFITTISNHIKKTALASDAGKDRIIIEKPFGRNKQSAIELNHLLSQTFEEEQIYRIDHYLGKETVQNILAFRFGNSIFEPLWDHKHIESIQITVAEEVGVETRGAFYEQTGALRDMIQNHLLQILCMVAMEPPASLKAGEIRDRKVDVLRSIRRITADQVEHYAVRGQYGKGIINGVEVKGYRQENGIAEDSNTETFAAVKFYLDNKRWQNVPFYVRTGKKMKEKHSYITIQFKPLPHSTFSDSPHLLSANRLIINIQPLMDIRLQFMTKKPGLSLVLEPVEMIFDYFACQEDTPEAYETLLLDALLGDLTLFMRSDQVEEAWDVVTTIQEAWQNNKDISFPNYEAGSWGPEESNALVERQGHKWV
- a CDS encoding TetR/AcrR family transcriptional regulator, with translation MERKSAAGSIRNKERSKKKFLDAVGEILKTKGYAALKINDIAATAGVDKKMIYTYFGGMDGLMDEYIRSQDYWSKMTPGDTAPNFDDHGRAFAKELLLAQYDYVHKNKEAQKLLLWRLSEPRKSLKKMTDTQEENGEALFKFVADPFFGERAKEYRAIMSILVSGLYYLNMYASLNGSIFCGIDLNTPEGRDTVKKAISFLVDQTYDNLNTKQE
- the mobV gene encoding MobV family relaxase; this encodes MGYAVLHIDKARSNDSGNTAHIARTYTPSNVDPSRTHLNRELVQFPANVTNRSEAIEHRIATAGIYRKVAKNQVKALRFILSSSPEDMARIEQEGRLYEWCDESMDWLRSTFGADNVVAATLHADEETPHIHATVVPIVTGERRKAKEEAENGKRKYKTKKNKVRLCADDVLTPKKLEQYQTDYAKRVQRFGLERGVHGSEAKHRTTMEYYKEILKSTKEKEAQKAELTAKIKELEKQAGKLRMKGTLYSIFGNSELDKAEKRIADLEQEAERQQHLSEKEKNEIRKEVVLLQDTVKGRDRAIAELKETVQIYEEERNWIKRFFSGFYQLLNIRLMLRKMGFSDDRIAEMYRTETPQRGTAKAYSGLYKREFTEEDSEIRIIKDEKKRPLLTINGLSITDWCEQKWKQLINRNRSHRL
- the gndA gene encoding NADP-dependent phosphogluconate dehydrogenase, coding for MRPEKYNYGMIGLGVMGRNLLYNIADNGFSVAGFDLDEEKIKELQNNAGPAMKIKGTGSLEDFVSALETPRKIILMVPAGKPVDAVLNNICPLLTKGDIVVDAGNSYFEDTNRRIADLASKNLHFMGMGVSGGEKGARTGPSIMPGGDLEAFRLLKPMLEAIAAKVDNEPCTAYMGKGSAGNYVKMVHNGIEYAIMQLISEAYDLLKKGARLNNDQLYEVFKEWNNGEMNSFLIEITRDIFRQKDSLTDNYLVDQILDKAGAKGTGKWTSEQAMEIGVSIPTIDIAVTSRILSAYKEERIQAAQLYGKKEVTSPEDIDSFIREVGEALYLATLISYAQGLALLVKASEEYAFEIPLQDVVKIWRGGCIIRSVVLEKFYAAYTKDPQLSNILLDHDISDLVKDKINALRKIAAFAVSNGIPGLGLQTALGYFDAYTTESLPVNLIQAQRDYFGAHTYQRTDREGTFHTLWQNTNH
- a CDS encoding toprim domain-containing protein, producing MNNEYYDLQHIKAIPIADYLHACGIEPAKRYNGYALYHAPYRKDANASLKVDFRQNLWHDYGTSQGGSIIDLVMQMQGSSAYEAMAHLTEGKAITLASSSFHRETHTEQIRGEQRPSNVRRILFISEELPQYLQNYLREVRRINLAVASSYLRHIHYEVGGREYSTIGFPNRAGGYELRDDKTFKGTIDPKDISLIAGEANNAPHCIFEGFMDFLSLLTMKGKEAISPSIVLNSVSNIHRAVAYLHEKGLDSVQAFFDNDQAGRQALHSLQSAGINVEDMSRHYSRYKDLNEYHVAQRTELKQVIPPRTRGLGR